The DNA segment TGCGAAAGTGTTTTGGCAAAATTATGGTATCCAGAAAAATCTTCTTTAGCACACATATACAAATATTTATGCGACTTAGCATTTAACACTGCATTTAATCCAGCCACAGAAGGAATTCTCACAGGTCCGGGTGGCAAACCGGCATACTTATAAGTATTATACGGGGAATCCACTTCCTTATCTGCATTCAAAAGCCTTTTAATGGAAAAATCACCCAAAGCATATTTCAAAGTAGGATCAGCCTGCAAACGCATCCCTCTCTTGAGTCGATTCAAATACAAACCAGCCACCATCGGTTTTTCATCAACCATCTGCGTTTCCTCATCCACAATGCTAGCTAAAATAGCTACCTCAATCATTGTCAACCCCTTTTCTCTTGCCTTACTTTGCTTCTCCGAAGTCCAGAAACTATCATATTCCCGTTTCATCCTTTTCACAAAACCACGCGCATCAGTATTCCAATATAGCTGATAGGTGTTGGGTAAAAACAATGCAGGTAAAGTATATCTATCAAAACCCAAGGTACCGATATATTCATCATTAACAAATAAACTCATAAGCTCAGCAGAGTCAACCATCAACTTCCCTCCCACGATCTCAGCCAAACGCTCCAGTTCTCGTATATTGTTGAATGTAACATTCACCGGTTCCTGCTTGCCACTTCGTAACATATTCACCAACCGATTATTAGACATGCCATCTTCCAGCTTATAACGACCGCCTTTTATGCGGTTAGGATATTCCTTTTTTTGGGCTACCCATTCAAAACTTACCATATCCTTGATAACTCCTGAACCTTCTAATATGGCCTTAAGCTCACTAAAACTGGCACCATTGGGAATATAAATATAGGGTGTTTCCACATGAGACAGATCTACATTAGCCGCATTAATATACCTATAAAACCTACCACCAAATAAAACAGCAATAAGTACCAAAACAATGAAGAACAACCCCATTCTCTTAATTCTACGGGTCATTTTCCTCTTCGTCTTCTTAACTTTATTTTTCATTTAAAATATCTAGAGTGAACATTCAAATATAACAGAATATTCCGTTCTGCAATTACCTTGCAATACATTAAACTTAGCGAAATAAAAATAAATAAAAAGTTTTGCAAAGAATATTATATTTTTGAAGAATCAAAATCAGAAATCAATAAAACTAAATACAATGTATAAATTATTTCTATTGACTACCCTCACGCTAAGTGTAATTAGCTGCAGATCATTAAAAGACTCCGGGAGTTCTAGCTTTAGCGACAGCGACTCCCCCTATGTTCAGGAAGAACCAGTGGTAAAACCAAAGGTGAAACCAAAACCAATAGTAGTAAAAGAAGAAAAGTTTAAAGTAATTGAGTCTGAAGACGATATTGCATACAAATATTATGTGATTATTGGATCCTTTAAAGTGCTGAATAATGCACGAACTTACAAAAACACCTTAATAGAGGAGGGATTTACTCCTGTAATACTGGAAAACGAAAATGGGCTTTATCGTGTCTCCGTATCTGCATATAAGAATGAAACGGATGCAAGAAACAAGGTTGGTTATATCAGAACAGAATTCGAAAAATACAACGACACTTGGCTTTTAATAAGAAAACGTTAAAGTATTATACAAATCATTTC comes from the Saccharicrinis fermentans DSM 9555 = JCM 21142 genome and includes:
- the mltG gene encoding endolytic transglycosylase MltG yields the protein MKNKVKKTKRKMTRRIKRMGLFFIVLVLIAVLFGGRFYRYINAANVDLSHVETPYIYIPNGASFSELKAILEGSGVIKDMVSFEWVAQKKEYPNRIKGGRYKLEDGMSNNRLVNMLRSGKQEPVNVTFNNIRELERLAEIVGGKLMVDSAELMSLFVNDEYIGTLGFDRYTLPALFLPNTYQLYWNTDARGFVKRMKREYDSFWTSEKQSKAREKGLTMIEVAILASIVDEETQMVDEKPMVAGLYLNRLKRGMRLQADPTLKYALGDFSIKRLLNADKEVDSPYNTYKYAGLPPGPVRIPSVAGLNAVLNAKSHKYLYMCAKEDFSGYHNFAKTLSQHNANAARYRRELNRRGIRR
- a CDS encoding SPOR domain-containing protein, translating into MYKLFLLTTLTLSVISCRSLKDSGSSSFSDSDSPYVQEEPVVKPKVKPKPIVVKEEKFKVIESEDDIAYKYYVIIGSFKVLNNARTYKNTLIEEGFTPVILENENGLYRVSVSAYKNETDARNKVGYIRTEFEKYNDTWLLIRKR